One region of Streptomyces sp. NBC_00271 genomic DNA includes:
- a CDS encoding 4-hydroxyphenylacetate 3-hydroxylase family protein, translating into MRTGKEYLAALNDGRKVWVGDELVDNVATHPKTRAYARSLAAFYDLHHRPDLQDVMTFVDEGGVRRSMTWFQHRSKEDLLRKRTYLETVQRELGGGAIPRTPDVNNYVLLTYIDDPEPWSSQSVGTDGRDLTEGILDFWNVVRDGDLNATPAFVDPQANRSRDSAQAESPALRVVGTSDEGITVRGVKAISTGAAFGDWIHIGVFYRPGIIAEQIIYGAVKPDTPGVTIICRESNVRDGEEVEHPLASQGDELDSVIVFEDVLIPWNRVFHIGNPQHASLYPQRVFDWLHYHSAMRAMVKAELMLGLALLITEHIGTYQLPPVQARVARFAGFHQTLKAHLIASEDQGFFTPGGIYKPNVLMFDFGRAYYLEHIAEMAHELIDLSGRAALIYPTEGQWQQPELRPWLEALQTGPVGRPYDRLKISRVIRDMFLSDWGDRVSTFENFNGTPLLAIRTLTMKRAEMSPSGSMADLARKVCGIENVSDDDETAYKAQANYARRQDAS; encoded by the coding sequence GTGCGTACAGGCAAGGAATACCTGGCAGCGCTGAACGACGGCCGCAAGGTGTGGGTGGGTGATGAACTCGTCGACAACGTGGCCACGCACCCTAAGACCCGGGCGTACGCCCGGAGCCTCGCGGCCTTCTACGACCTGCACCACCGCCCGGACCTCCAGGACGTCATGACGTTCGTGGACGAGGGTGGCGTCCGGCGGTCCATGACGTGGTTCCAGCACCGCTCCAAGGAGGACCTGCTGCGCAAGCGGACCTACCTGGAGACGGTGCAGCGGGAACTCGGCGGCGGGGCGATCCCGCGCACACCGGATGTCAACAACTACGTCCTGCTGACCTACATCGACGACCCGGAGCCCTGGAGCAGCCAGTCCGTCGGGACCGACGGGAGGGACCTCACCGAGGGGATCCTCGACTTCTGGAACGTGGTGCGGGACGGTGACCTCAACGCGACGCCAGCCTTCGTCGACCCGCAGGCTAACCGCTCGCGCGATTCCGCACAGGCCGAGTCACCTGCCCTGCGGGTGGTCGGCACCTCGGACGAGGGCATCACCGTGCGGGGTGTGAAGGCGATCAGCACCGGCGCGGCCTTCGGGGACTGGATCCACATCGGCGTCTTCTACCGCCCCGGCATTATTGCGGAACAGATCATCTACGGGGCGGTGAAGCCCGACACCCCCGGGGTCACCATCATCTGCCGGGAGAGCAACGTCCGCGACGGTGAGGAGGTGGAGCACCCGCTCGCCTCGCAGGGTGACGAGCTGGACAGTGTCATCGTGTTCGAGGACGTGCTCATCCCCTGGAACCGTGTCTTCCACATCGGTAACCCCCAGCACGCGTCGCTGTACCCGCAGCGTGTCTTCGACTGGCTGCACTACCACTCGGCGATGCGTGCGATGGTGAAGGCCGAGCTGATGCTCGGTCTGGCCCTGCTGATCACCGAGCACATCGGCACCTACCAGCTGCCGCCGGTCCAGGCCCGGGTCGCCCGGTTCGCCGGCTTCCACCAGACGCTCAAGGCGCATCTGATCGCTTCGGAGGACCAAGGGTTCTTCACCCCCGGCGGCATCTACAAGCCGAACGTCCTGATGTTCGACTTCGGGCGGGCGTACTACCTCGAGCACATCGCCGAGATGGCCCACGAGCTCATCGACCTGTCCGGTCGTGCCGCGCTCATCTACCCCACCGAGGGGCAGTGGCAGCAGCCCGAACTGCGGCCGTGGCTGGAGGCGCTGCAGACCGGACCGGTCGGCAGGCCCTACGACCGGCTCAAGATCAGCCGAGTGATCCGCGACATGTTCCTGTCCGACTGGGGCGACCGCGTCAGCACCTTCGAGAACTTCAACGGCACGCCCCTGCTGGCCATCCGTACCCTCACCATGAAGCGCGCCGAGATGTCCCCGAGCGGCAGCATGGCAGACCTCGCGCGCAAGGTCTGCGGCATCGAGAACGTGAGCGACGACGACGAGACCGCGTACAAGGCTCAGGCGAACTACGCCCGACGCCAGGACGCCTCGTAG